Proteins from a genomic interval of Toxotes jaculatrix isolate fToxJac2 chromosome 5, fToxJac2.pri, whole genome shotgun sequence:
- the LOC121182598 gene encoding uncharacterized protein F54H12.2-like, with protein sequence MTQLSVEDKMYTEISPLSAITDGGPIEFFIPGDGEKYLDLNDTLLHVRVKITNGDGTDLANDAPVGLVNYPLNTMFSQCDVTLGDRLISQSSATHPYRAVIETLLNFSGDTLKSQFSAGLFYKDTAGAMDSIVINNGPNRGLNERASYTANSREVHLMGPLHGDLFFCERLLLNNVDMRIKLNRSSDSFCLMGPRNSNFRLKILGASLFVKKVTVSPAVRLGHAAALLKGNALYPLSRINVKTYSIPENSRVCNQENLFLGAMPKYVVLGMVNHEAFTGSRELSPFNFIHNDVEYLALCQNGKQVPAKAFQPRFNEGMSVREFYNMFMATGRHLKDLPLSIDRREFNDGYSLFVFNLNPGEDNDALSPISNGNLRLEMRFRVPLPHTTTLIVYACYDSILEINSKRQVLVDYY encoded by the coding sequence ATGACTCAGCTGTCTGTTGAAGATAAGATGTACACGGAAATTTCACCTCTCTCCGCCATCACCGACGGGGGCCCCATTGAGTTTTTTATTCCAGGCGATGGTGAAAAGTATTTGGATCTCAACGATACTTTGTTACACGTGCGCGTGAAAATTACCAACGGCGACGGTACCGACCTGGCGAATGATGCGCCGGTGGGCCTTGTGAATTATCCTCTGAATACAATGTTCAGCCAATGCGACGTGACTCTGGGGGATCGACTGATTTCTCAGTCTAGCGCCACACACCCTTACAGAGCCGTCATTGAAACTCTGCTCAACTTTTCAGGAGACACGCTCAAGAGCCAATTTAGCGCGGGTCTTTTTTACAAAGATACGGCGGGAGCCATGGACTCTATAGTGATCAATAATGGGCCTAACAGAGGGCTGAATGAGAGAGCCTCCTACACGGCCAATTCTAGAGAAGTACACCTGATGGGTCCTCTCCACGGCGACCTCTTTTTCTGCGAGAGGCTCCTTTTGAACAACGTGGATATGAGAATTAAACTAAACCGCTCCAGTGACTCTTTCTGCTTGATGGGACCCCGCAACTCCAATTTTCGTTTGAAAATATTAGGGGCCTCTCTGTTTGTCAAAAAAGTCACCGTTTCCCCGGCCGTACGCTTAGGTCACGCAGCGGCTTTACTGAAGGGTAACGCGCTCTACCCCTTGTCACGCATCAATGTGAAAACCTACTCCATTCCCGAGAATTCCAGGGTATGTAATCAGGAGAATCTCTTTCTCGGGGCTATGCCCAAATACGTGGTTTTGGGCATGGTAAACCACGAAGCCTTCACAGGCTCGAGAGAGCTGTCGCCCTTCAATTTTATCCACAACGACGTGGAATATCTGGCCCTCTGTCAGAACGGCAAACAGGTCCCCGCCAAAGCTTTCCAACCAAGATTTAACGAAGGGATGTCGGTCAGAGAATTTTACAACATGTTCATGGCCACAGGGAGACATCTCAAAGATTTGCCTCTGAGCATCGATCGTCGAGAATTTAACGACGGTTactctttgtttgtattcaatCTCAACCCGGGAGAAGACAACGACGCTTTGTCCCCCATTTCCAACGGGAATCTAAGACTGGAGATGAGATTCAGAGTTCCCCTGCCTCACACTACCACTCTGATTGTGTACGCCTGTTACGATTCCATTTTGGAAATCAACTCAAAACGGCAGGTGCTGgtggattattattaa